One genomic window of Streptomyces sp. NBC_00237 includes the following:
- a CDS encoding ATP-binding protein, translated as MPLASLVVVAAVGGGAVASAPAVARSWVLGTVVVAGVCVVVAVAVAGALTRKAARAAERAREENDVLRQEALRRAGEAAHLVNVSLPELAKRLHDGAGAESALHSVQRPAEPQLAQLLHTVAARFGDLHARTAAAESGRARAEHALGDVERLAAAVLPEAVARLRTGASAETVLAALPLPADPRLRGLLDRTVRDFADSERRAVAAQAASATGLGRVQAKTLRILADLRAMQDKYGGEVFGDLLQLDHTTSQLGLLTDRLALLMGGRSSRAWNKPIVMESVLRGAVGRISDYRRVRLHSTSTAAVAGFAAEGVMHLLAELMDNATNFSPPVNEVHVYVEEGTAGLVVTVEDSGLCMAPAAMRRAVASVSGQSNDLASLQGTRLGLAVVGVLAAKYGISVNYRPSSRGGTGVVVLLPPQLLAQQRSAPIAPPATAPAPSPAPADLPRPAASPEALLPPEPPVRPHPEEQSSPVRGQELPVRETQAPVREDRAAASTPNGLPVRPRGRTMEAADRKRLDSDAAAAPVPPTRPDAGARFGAFHRSQQKRQDPPSL; from the coding sequence ATGCCCTTGGCGAGCCTGGTCGTCGTCGCGGCGGTGGGCGGGGGCGCGGTGGCCTCGGCTCCGGCGGTCGCGCGGAGCTGGGTGCTGGGGACGGTCGTCGTGGCCGGGGTGTGCGTGGTCGTGGCGGTCGCCGTGGCCGGGGCGCTGACGCGGAAGGCCGCGCGGGCCGCCGAGCGGGCCCGCGAGGAGAACGACGTACTGCGTCAGGAGGCGCTGCGCCGGGCTGGCGAGGCCGCGCACCTCGTCAACGTGTCGCTGCCGGAGCTCGCCAAGCGGTTGCACGACGGGGCGGGGGCCGAGAGCGCGCTGCACAGTGTGCAGCGGCCCGCCGAGCCGCAGCTGGCTCAGCTCCTGCACACCGTCGCCGCCCGCTTCGGCGACCTGCACGCGCGGACCGCTGCCGCCGAGTCGGGGCGCGCCCGTGCCGAGCACGCCCTCGGCGACGTCGAGCGGCTGGCGGCGGCCGTGCTGCCGGAGGCGGTCGCCCGGCTGCGCACCGGGGCGTCGGCCGAGACCGTCCTCGCGGCGCTTCCGCTGCCCGCCGATCCCCGGTTGCGGGGGCTTCTGGACCGTACGGTGCGGGACTTCGCCGACAGCGAGCGGCGGGCCGTCGCCGCGCAGGCGGCGAGCGCCACGGGCCTGGGGCGGGTGCAGGCGAAGACCCTGCGGATACTCGCCGATCTGCGCGCCATGCAGGACAAGTACGGCGGCGAGGTCTTCGGTGATCTGCTCCAACTCGACCACACGACTTCACAGTTGGGGCTTCTGACGGACCGTCTGGCATTGCTGATGGGCGGCCGGTCCAGCCGTGCGTGGAACAAGCCGATCGTGATGGAGTCCGTCCTGCGCGGCGCGGTGGGCCGGATCAGCGACTACCGAAGGGTGCGGCTGCACTCGACGTCGACCGCCGCCGTCGCCGGGTTCGCCGCCGAGGGCGTGATGCACCTGCTGGCCGAGCTGATGGACAACGCGACGAACTTCTCGCCGCCGGTCAACGAGGTCCACGTGTACGTCGAGGAGGGCACCGCCGGACTCGTGGTGACCGTCGAGGACAGTGGGCTGTGCATGGCCCCTGCCGCGATGCGCCGGGCGGTCGCCTCGGTGTCCGGGCAGTCGAACGACCTGGCCTCCCTCCAGGGCACCCGGCTGGGGCTCGCGGTGGTGGGCGTACTGGCCGCGAAGTACGGGATCTCGGTGAACTACCGGCCGTCGTCGCGCGGCGGCACGGGCGTCGTGGTGCTGCTGCCGCCGCAGTTGCTGGCCCAGCAGCGCAGCGCTCCCATCGCGCCGCCCGCCACGGCTCCCGCGCCCTCCCCGGCCCCGGCGGACCTGCCGCGTCCGGCCGCGTCGCCGGAGGCCCTCCTACCGCCGGAGCCCCCCGTACGGCCTCACCCCGAGGAGCAGTCGTCTCCCGTACGGGGGCAGGAGCTGCCCGTACGGGAGACGCAGGCACCCGTACGCGAGGACCGGGCCGCCGCCTCCACCCCCAACGGCCTCCCGGTACGCCCCCGGGGCCGCACCATGGAGGCCGCCGACCGCAAGCGGCTCGACTCCGACGCGGCCGCCGCCCCGGTGCCGCCGACCCGCCCCGACGCCGGGGCACGGTTCGGCGCCTTCCACCGCTCGCAGCAGAAGCGGCAGGACCCGCCCTCCCTCTGA
- a CDS encoding DUF1731 domain-containing protein, protein MKIVIPGGTGQVGAVLDRALTAAGHEVVTLTRTPTRERQVAWDGRTQGPWSQEIDGSDVVINLAGRSVSCRYTEANLRAMMDSRVRSAEAVGEAIAAAARPPALWLQMSTATVYAHSYATANDEATGIIGGTEPDVPSYWEYSVRIAKNWERAQEEAVTPHTRKVALRAAMVMSPDADGVFDVLRTMVRLGLGGPVAGGAQYLSWIHDRDFVRAVEFLIAREDIEGPVNLAAPNPLPHRDFMRVLRGAAGVRVGLPATRWMASIGAFVLRTDTELLLKSRRVIPGRLLDEGFAFEQGEWAGAAADLVRRARARA, encoded by the coding sequence GTGAAGATTGTCATACCCGGCGGAACCGGGCAGGTCGGAGCCGTGCTCGACCGCGCGCTGACGGCGGCGGGACACGAGGTCGTCACCCTCACCAGGACGCCGACGCGCGAGCGCCAGGTGGCCTGGGACGGCCGTACCCAGGGCCCCTGGTCCCAGGAGATCGACGGCAGCGACGTCGTGATCAACCTCGCCGGACGCAGCGTGAGCTGCCGCTACACCGAGGCCAACCTCCGCGCCATGATGGACTCCCGCGTGCGGTCCGCCGAAGCCGTCGGCGAGGCGATCGCCGCTGCCGCGCGACCCCCGGCCCTCTGGCTCCAGATGAGCACCGCCACCGTCTACGCCCACAGCTACGCCACCGCGAACGACGAGGCCACCGGCATCATCGGCGGCACCGAACCCGACGTCCCCTCTTACTGGGAGTACAGCGTCCGCATCGCCAAGAACTGGGAACGCGCCCAGGAGGAGGCGGTCACGCCGCACACCCGCAAGGTCGCGCTGCGCGCCGCCATGGTGATGAGCCCCGACGCGGACGGCGTCTTCGACGTCCTCCGCACGATGGTCCGCCTCGGCCTCGGCGGCCCCGTCGCGGGCGGAGCCCAGTACCTCTCCTGGATCCACGACCGGGACTTCGTGCGTGCCGTCGAGTTCCTGATCGCCCGCGAGGACATCGAGGGCCCGGTCAACCTCGCCGCCCCGAATCCGTTGCCGCACCGGGACTTCATGCGGGTGTTGCGGGGGGCGGCGGGTGTCCGGGTCGGGCTGCCCGCCACCCGGTGGATGGCGTCGATCGGCGCCTTCGTGCTGCGCACGGACACGGAACTCCTCCTCAAGAGCCGCCGGGTGATCCCCGGCCGCCTCCTGGACGAGGGCTTCGCCTTCGAGCAGGGGGAGTGGGCGGGGGCCGCTGCGGACCTCGTGCGGAGGGCTCGGGCGCGGGCCTGA
- a CDS encoding MDR family MFS transporter: MNHKQILQAMSGLMAGMFVAILAGTVVANALPRIIADLGASQSSYTWVVTSELLAMTATVPLWGKLSDLYNKKLLLQLSLGMFVVGSLLAGFSHEVGLLIFSRVVQGIGAGGLTALAQVVMAAIIPPRQLGKYAGIFGGVFAVGTVAGPLIGGVLVDTSWLGWRWCFFIGVPFALLGIVLLQRTLKLPTVRRDVKIDFLGAFLIVAGVCALLIWTSLAGHQFDWASWQTAALTGGGVLLLVAAVFVEARVPEPIIPLTIFRNRTVTLTTVASLLVGVAMFGGTVFLSQYFQIALGKSPTVAGLMSLPMILGLLVSSTVAGQIISKTGKWKAYLVAGAVIMTAGLGLLATIDANTHFGLLSLYMAILGIGVGMLMQNLVLAAQNDVPATELGAATSVLSFFRSMGGTIGTSALGAVLASRVATEMTSGMTAAGIPVPQGDTEASVPDMTTLPAPLREIVENAYGLATADLFLLAAPFAALALVAVVFIKEKPLKTTSGMERLAEEASAAEQVAADSGAAATPVPDKFVKDEGRDGGSDGGGKSAAPTPVG; this comes from the coding sequence ATGAACCACAAGCAGATACTCCAGGCCATGTCCGGGCTGATGGCCGGCATGTTCGTGGCCATCCTGGCGGGCACGGTCGTGGCCAACGCACTCCCCCGGATCATCGCCGACCTCGGCGCCAGCCAGTCTTCGTACACCTGGGTCGTCACCTCCGAGCTGCTCGCCATGACGGCGACCGTCCCGCTGTGGGGCAAGCTCTCGGACCTCTACAACAAGAAGCTCCTGCTGCAGCTGTCCCTCGGCATGTTCGTGGTCGGCTCGCTGCTGGCCGGGTTCTCGCACGAGGTCGGGCTGCTGATCTTCAGCCGGGTCGTGCAGGGCATCGGCGCCGGTGGTCTCACCGCGCTCGCGCAGGTCGTGATGGCCGCCATCATCCCGCCGCGTCAGCTCGGCAAGTACGCGGGCATCTTCGGTGGCGTCTTCGCGGTCGGCACGGTGGCCGGGCCGCTGATCGGCGGCGTGCTGGTCGACACCTCGTGGCTCGGCTGGCGCTGGTGCTTCTTCATCGGCGTCCCGTTCGCGCTGCTCGGGATCGTGCTGTTGCAGCGCACGCTGAAGCTGCCGACCGTACGCCGTGACGTGAAGATCGACTTCCTGGGTGCGTTCCTGATCGTGGCGGGCGTCTGCGCGCTGCTGATCTGGACCTCGCTCGCGGGCCACCAGTTCGACTGGGCCTCGTGGCAGACCGCCGCGCTGACCGGTGGCGGTGTGCTGCTGCTCGTCGCCGCGGTGTTCGTCGAGGCGCGGGTGCCGGAGCCGATCATTCCGCTGACCATCTTCCGCAACCGCACGGTCACCCTGACCACGGTCGCGAGTCTGCTCGTCGGTGTGGCCATGTTCGGCGGCACCGTGTTCCTGTCGCAGTACTTCCAGATCGCCCTCGGCAAGTCGCCGACGGTCGCGGGACTGATGAGCCTGCCGATGATCCTGGGTCTGCTGGTGTCGTCGACCGTCGCGGGCCAGATCATCAGCAAGACCGGCAAGTGGAAGGCGTACCTGGTCGCGGGCGCGGTCATCATGACCGCCGGGCTGGGGCTGCTGGCGACGATCGACGCGAACACCCACTTCGGGCTGCTCAGCCTGTACATGGCCATTCTCGGTATCGGCGTCGGCATGCTGATGCAGAACCTGGTGCTGGCCGCGCAGAACGACGTTCCCGCCACCGAGCTGGGCGCCGCCACCTCCGTGCTGTCCTTCTTCCGTAGCATGGGCGGCACGATCGGCACCAGCGCGCTGGGTGCGGTCCTGGCCAGTCGGGTCGCGACCGAGATGACGAGCGGCATGACGGCGGCGGGCATTCCGGTTCCGCAGGGCGACACCGAGGCATCCGTACCCGACATGACCACGCTCCCCGCGCCGCTCCGCGAGATCGTGGAGAACGCGTACGGGCTCGCGACCGCCGACCTCTTCCTGCTGGCGGCGCCCTTCGCTGCGCTGGCGTTGGTGGCGGTGGTCTTCATCAAGGAGAAGCCGCTGAAGACCACGAGCGGCATGGAGCGGCTCGCGGAGGAGGCGAGTGCGGCGGAGCAGGTGGCTGCGGACTCCGGCGCGGCGGCAACTCCGGTACCGGACAAGTTCGTCAAGGACGAAGGGCGGGACGGCGGTTCCGACGGCGGCGGCAAGAGCGCCGCGCCGACGCCGGTCGGCTGA
- a CDS encoding TetR/AcrR family transcriptional regulator, giving the protein MKNKDGAPGLRERKKQATRAALAEAAVRLAAEHGAENVTVEAISSAAGVSPRTFFNYFDSHDDAFLMVDPAVGERVRRAVREAPAELAVLDVLREAFAAELVDVEERHEIWSLRAKVFQRSPHLLVRGLGAHMAEELELAQAVAERLGSGPDEPVGLYPRLVAAVATTAIRVSIEDWVVRTPDVAFIDVFRAAFDHLGSGLTAPATP; this is encoded by the coding sequence GTGAAGAACAAGGACGGCGCCCCCGGACTCCGCGAGCGCAAGAAGCAGGCGACTCGGGCGGCGCTGGCCGAAGCGGCGGTACGGCTGGCTGCCGAGCACGGGGCGGAGAACGTCACCGTCGAGGCGATCAGCAGCGCGGCGGGCGTCTCGCCGCGCACGTTCTTCAACTACTTCGACAGTCACGACGACGCTTTCCTGATGGTCGACCCGGCAGTCGGCGAGCGGGTCAGGCGTGCTGTGCGTGAGGCGCCCGCCGAGCTGGCCGTGCTCGACGTACTGCGGGAGGCGTTCGCGGCGGAGTTGGTGGACGTCGAGGAGCGTCACGAGATCTGGAGCCTGCGGGCCAAGGTCTTCCAGCGTTCACCGCACCTCCTCGTCCGTGGGCTGGGGGCCCACATGGCCGAGGAGCTGGAGTTGGCGCAGGCGGTCGCCGAGCGGCTGGGGAGCGGGCCTGACGAACCGGTCGGGCTCTACCCGCGGCTGGTCGCCGCCGTCGCGACGACCGCGATCCGGGTCTCGATCGAGGACTGGGTCGTGCGCACGCCGGACGTCGCTTTCATCGACGTGTTCCGGGCGGCCTTCGACCATCTGGGCTCCGGCCTGACCGCCCCCGCCACCCCTTGA